Part of the Zingiber officinale cultivar Zhangliang chromosome 6A, Zo_v1.1, whole genome shotgun sequence genome, AGAATCCGTTGATCATCGCCGAcccataaacataaacatattcGCATTTTGGCACGCTGACGGACTTGAGTGGCTGGTAATCATACAGAGGACTGGAGCAGGGGAGCTTGGAGAAGGTGGAGGATTTCGACGGGTCATAAATGCCTATGCCTTTCTCATCGCATTGCTCACTGCAGGGGCGACACTTGGCCCAGACGACCTCACTTCCGGTGTCGAGGACGCCAGTCACAGGGAGCTTTGGAGTCCCTATGGAGTATTCTATGAAGTAATCGAACATGGAAGCTTTGACAGGAACATTGAAGGATGCAGACGGGTTATTTGCTAGCCTAGATTCGAGAACTTTTCGACGATGGAGACTCCGTTGCACGAGGCGATGAATGCGGCCAGTTGAGCTAAAGGGTTGGCCGGAGTCGACGTGGGTCAACCGGAGATGAAGGCCAGCGGTATGAGCAGCAAAGATTGAGGGGAGGGGGGAGGACAATGCAAGCAGTGTAAACAAGAACAAGAGTGTCATCTTTGTCTTTATGCTATTGGTTTTGAGATTGCAATGTGGAGAGGAATACGCTAGCATGCTTTTATATGCGAAGAAGGAGAGTCAAAATAGACTTCCAACAAATTGTTATAACGATTTGTTATATATAGATTTTCATTGATGGATTCACATATCAGAGGTTTAGGTGTTTAGTTtattattctaaattaaatttagatatccattAATTAGTTGGGTGTATTATATGTTAACCTAACTTTCTTTTCAGTTGATTTAGACGCCCCCAATATGTAAAATaatataattcaattaattattttataaaataagataaaaatatgtaattcaaaattcaaatagaataataaattgaaatttaataattaattcaaataaagttAATGAAAAATCTGTTTTTTCCTAAATTGGGCCTTGTTTTTAAATTTGGGTCCCTTATTAATTGGATCTAGTTGTCTTAGGCTTGACATTATTAAATGTGATTTCGCCCGTTGTTCTTGTCGCCTCTCACGGCCGTCCTTGTCGccgtcttcttctcctcctcctccagcGTTGgggccttccttcttcttctttcctccatCCGTCCTCAGATCCAATGGCGGCGCGTAGCTTCATCCTCTGGCTGCATGGGTTGAGCGACTCTGGACCGGTCAATGAGCCCATCCGGACCTTCTTCTCCGCTCCCGAGTTCAAGCTCTCCAAGTGGTCCTTCCCGTCCGCCCCTCGCTCTTCCGTCTCCTGCAACTGCACCATCCCTTATATGctcctttatttccttttttttttttttttttataaagatcAACGGAATGGGGCAAGGCTTCGTGCTGATGCAATTGgagtaacttttttttttatcagtttCTGCTTCTGATCCACATCGGTATTTCTGTGTACGAGGAAAAacactttttttttaaagcaaAATGTTGCATTTCTCCCCATTTTTGTGCAAATTTGGGATGCTTCtgatctagggtttatgctttggAAGTGGTACTAGTTGTGTTTGGTCAGTAGAAACCTTCTAAGTGAAGTTTGATCTATATGCATTCATCAAAAGAACGATCTTTCATTTGATACTTGTAGTATTTCTATTAGGAGAATAAATTTTCGCCTGAGTAGTGTTTTGTTACTTTGCAGATAGTGGTGTGATGCCTTCCTGGTTTGACATTTATGAGATACTTGTGACTTCTGTAAGTTTTTCTTTAACTGATTCACGTTTTAATTCTTGTTCAATGCTAATGCTAGTCATTGCAAATTGTATTCCTGTAAAATAGTTGTTCACTGTCATCCATTCCAATATCTTGTTGACCAGACGTGTGTTTTTTCACCCATCAATCCTGAGAGGCCCGTAATCTAAATTTTAAGTAGTTGGACATTTTCCTAACCTTCAGAACGTGCATGCTATGATAGACAAAGAGGTTGACAATGGAGTAAACTCTGAAAACATATTTGTTTTTGGATTTACCCAAGGAGGTATAGAAAGAAATCACCCCACTTTGACGATTTATAATAACATGATCACAAAAGCTGATTTGGGTGATTAACATTTTACAGGTGCCTTGAGATTGGCAAGTGTGTTGCTTTACCAAAGAATTATGGGAGGTGGTGCAGTTTATAGTGGGTGGGTCCCCTTTTAATTCATCAATTATTGAACGTATTTCACCAGAAGCAAAAAAGGTATTTCAAGTTATTTTGAAACAAAACGGAAGAATTGTTATATATCTTGTTTAAAAAGATCAAGTTAGTTTAAGTTAATGGATATCAATTACCAATATCTGGAAATAAAGATTATGAAAGCATATATACCAAACTGGATTGTGAAAATGTCAACATCTAGATATAAGTTATCTATGAAATTATAGCAAAACTCCAATAATTAGATGCTTATTATTCTTTACATGTCCTTGTGGTAAGGAATGTTTGTAGTTGAAGGAAGCTATGTGCGTAGCAAAGTTTATGTTTTTAATCTCCCTGTTGAGATCTATGGTGTCCATCctagtggcaaaaggtgattcgttcgCCCCCACGGtctccgccaacccgtccctagccAACACGGAAAAGGTAAATCACGAGTGACTACTAGCTTTGGGTAGTTGAATAGTGCATAGGGGAGGCTAGGAGGATGTCCATCCTGTCAAGATATTTAAGATTTGATTTATTGAGTCTAATCAGTATCTTCTTTTTGCTTGTAACAAGAAGCAGttaaaaactcaaaataaaaattaaaaaatcaataaaTGAGCAAATTTCAGCACTCACCAGGTAATGATCTAGATAAGAAGAGTCCAATTTCTTACTTGAATAAGATACAAACCCATCCCCCAAATGCTCGTATTTAACAATTGGCTTGTGAACATTAAATAGTGATTTCAGACACCCTAGCATCTCCCATGCGCTATTTAACTGCCCAAAGCTAGTAGTCACTCGTGAttaacctctttcgtgttggttGGGGACAGGCTGGTTGAGGCCGCGAGCGAGTGAATCACTTTTTGCCACCAGAATGGACACCCTAGATCTTAACAAGGGGATTAAAAACATAAACATTGCTACACACATTGCTTCCTTCAACCATAATCATTTCTTACCACAGGGACATGTAAACAACAATAGGCATCTAATTATTGGAGTTTTTCTATAATTTCGTAGATAACTTATATCTAGATGTTGACATTTTCACAATCCAGTTTGGTATATATGCTTTCATAATCTTTATTTCCAGATATTGACAATTGATATCCATTGACTTAAACTAACTTGATCTTTTTAAACAAAATATATAACAATTCTTATGTTTGGTTTCAAAATAACTTGATACACTTTGATAAGAATATCTAGAGTCTTAAAATTAGATGGTGTATTGATGCATGATTAGGTGGTGTATAAATTTATACTCATCTTGTTCATTTGCATCTTTTCACAATTCTTAGTGTAcaagtttgaattatattttactAGTCTACTCCCTCAAATAGTTGAGGATTGTGTTTCTCTAGAAGTTTCTATTAGCAACATCTGCATACTTGCATTTTTTTTATACTAATTCTTTATCTAGATCTTACAATGCGCATTGAATCTACATTGGACTAAAAAAAAGGATTTGCTTCTCCATGATTTCTTCTTTTGGTTGAAGGTTATGCTTCCTTTTCACCAATTTAGTCTATAGGCTTATAATTTAGCATGCATCATCTGTTCTAATACTTTTACTATGATACCTCATGCTCGTTACATACCATCAAGCTATATGTTTCTTAAAGTCAAGATGTTGTGATAATAATCAACTATTGCTATTTTTTAACTAGTTATGTTATATTTTCACTTACAATGTGTTATACATTTGTTGTCGACATTATAGATAATTTAGCCTCAGAAGCATATTATAAGTTGCATTCTTGATTGACAACCGTGAAAGAGTAATTAAATCTGGCATGTCATTTGTGACAAATTGTAAATTATATGGTAAGTTTCACTTGTAATGTCATTTGCATGTCTTAGCACCACTAGGCAAAAGAATCAAGGTATCAACTCAAAAAAATTAAACTCTTTAGTTACTGGTTGGGTTTTTATTTGATCCACAATGCCCTTAGTTGTGGTCTAGCCAAATGTTGATTTGGCAGGAAAAGCGGAATAAACACAATTGAGACGGTTACAATATTTTGTAACTTACTTTTGTCATatttttattaaatgatattttagTTGCAATAGACTTATATCTAATAGTAAACAAGCTAAGTGGATGAGGACTATATTAAAACTTATTTGATTTCATCTTGATATGCCTGGGAGCAATCATATGCATACGTCAATATGATCTATGATGGTGAATCAAAAGTATGTGTTGTTAGGGTGATAGATGTACTGAGTGCTAACAATAACTATATAGAGTAATGCTTTGTCTGAAATTATAGTCTTGATATCAAGCTAGGCCTACCCTGTATATACCATGTCAAAAGTATGTGTGGTCTTTTTTTACTTTCATAAGCTAGAATATTCTCATTTTATGGTAAAATTTCATTGaacaatttgaaaaaataataaagtatGAAGAGACACATCAATTTATAACATGTATAGTTACGGATCTCCCTACTGACATTAGGGAATCTAAATGATTTGTTTATCATATAAGACTagtttattatataattaattatggaATCAGATTGTGTATCCACTTCTATAAAATCAAATATAAAGAATAATCTCATTATTATATCACCATCATTATCAAACAATATTGGTCTTGATTATTTTAGGTTGTATCTTATTCATCCATTGTACTTGCATCGTGCAGCCTTCTATCTTCTTACAAGAAAGATGAGGATGTTgaagtacaagaagaagaaccgATTGTAAAAGATGAGGATGTTGaggtacaacaagaagaagaactgaccgaagaagatgaagttaaatttattaaaatcgaagagtcagaagaagaagatGCTATTTGTCTTCTTCAAAAGGTAGGAGCATCATTTGACAAGTCTTTAGTAAGTAGCCTGTACTGTTTGCTTACAAattgtcttcttttttttttttttttgcactgtTTGATACATCAAAGATTAGGGATGGGAAAAAATGTTGAAAATTTAGTATACCGTACTTATTGTATCAAAATATACCGTACGGTATTATACTATACTGAATTTTTTGGTATTTGTATaaaatttatatcaaaatttttggttTACTGCATCAATATCGAAATTTTACTATAAACAGTATGGAATTAATACTATATCTAAATTTCGGTATATCGAAAATTTGGTATACCAAAATTCCGGTACGGTATCTGTATGAAATTTCTTATACCGAATTGTTGGGTATGATAACGATATATGAGTTGGTGGTTCGGTATACCGTAATGAACACCGCCCCTATCAAAGATGGTCCTTTCACTATTACAAAGTGATCCTGTCGAGAATATGAGAAGACGGAACTGTCAGTGTGAtgtgtctggaatgttgaccaCATCTCCATGACTTGGATGGCGAGCTGTCttttatgttgaccaagtcgccagaagtcctctggtcaacaataCTTGTAGCCAGCGATCGGGTTGCCTCGGTCCCTgatacctcgatgctcgaggcgggtcccacgaatatataagcagTTGAATAATAATAGAATAACTAAATAAATACAAGATGAGTACAGTGACGTACCCTGACCCCGGGAGGTGGGGCGCCCTCAGATGGATCGATGAACTGGTTGCGATGCTGTTCGAGCCGTCGCGGGCCTGAAGGGTAGATGAATGTGAGTCAGTTGAGGAGCTGGATTTACATGGGCCACGCGCGACCTGGGTTCGGAAAGTGACACGTCGACCGAGAGATAGTAGCGGCACGTAGGCCGAGAGGTGACGTCGGTATGCAAGCTGGGAGATGACATCGGCATGCAGCCTGAGATATAATATCGGCACGCAAGCCGAAACACCACAATGGCACGTAGGATGAAACACAACAACGGTGACTCAAAGGCCATATCAGTGCCGAAAGCGTCCGTCGGCATGGATCGGCATCAAAACTATACGGCAGCGCGGATTGTAGGATGACAACAGCCGTGAAATCGACGGAGGTCGTGGATCGGCCGATGGATGCCGCTGGATGCAGCAGCCGAAAAGGGGACGAGGATGAGGAACGTAGTCTAACAGCCGGTAAAGGCAGTGGGGTGGCTAGCCGGAAGTGGTGTTGATGGTCAGAGGTTGCTCGCCGGAGGTTGTGGAGCGGACGACAGCGCTGGGAGGTAGAGGCGTGGTCGGTGGTTGCACTCGCTAGCGGTGGCGCCTGCTGGGGGCGGAGGCAGAGGCACTCGCTAGAGGCGGCGCTCGCTGCAGGCGCCGACCACGGGAGGCGCCGGCCACTGGAGGCGGCTGCGGTAGCTGCCGGAAGCGATGGCGACGTTTGCGCTTGAGAAGAAAGGGGAAGAACAGGGTTATGTATAAGCTCAAAGCTCTAATCGTAAAAATACCAAAATGCCCCTCCCTTATTCCCTAATTACTCCTATGCCCTCAGCTACAtttgcatcacaagcctccctttaagtctagtcgaaggaggcgcaagtccgattGACTAGATAGTCTGTCGCAAAGACTGACTCGCTCTTGATATCAAAGTCAAATCACTGAACCCCTCGTATAATGGCAGGCGAGCGGCCGCTATCGTAATGGTGTCGCATGAGAGATGGTAGCGATGTCGAGCGAATGACGAAGCAACGAGTGAGGCAAGTGCTGACAGAACGACGCACACTTGGCAGAGTGGTGAGAAAAACGTGTGTCGACCGAGCGGCGAAAAATAGTGTCGAGCGGATGCCAAACAAGCTATCGGTCGAACGCCAAGTGAGTGCATAGGCGAATACCGAGCGAGCGATAAAGCAGCGCCGGGCGGGAGTGGAGCCCAAAAACTGAGCAGGAGCATAGCTCGTAAAATCGAATGCACACGAAAACGAAAGTCGTGAGCCGAGCGAATTCAGGGCCCATGAGATATTCTGGTCCGAAATCAATGGAGGCGCTCTCGTCCGCGACCATTGGAGATAGCTCGATTCCGAACGGCAAGAAGGATGTTCTAATACGTTGAGCTGTGCCTAGTGAAAATCGCTCGACCCTGAACATGGGAGATAACAGAATCCGCTAAGTTGGTCCGCGACCAGTGAAGACCTCTCTACCCCGGacgggggagatatgagatccgataagctggtccgcgaccagtgaagactgctcgaccccaaacgggggagatagatgctctgataagctggtccTTGACCAGTGAAGACTtatcgacctcgaacgggggagatagaatatctaatATGCTAGTCCGAGAATAATGATGAtcgctcgacctcgaacggggagataaaatattcgataagttagtccgagaccagtgacgaccgTTCAACCCCGAACAGGGAAGATAAGATATCCGATAAGCTGGTCTGTGACCaatgaagactgctcgaccccgaatgggggagataggcaatctgatatgctggtccgcGACCAGTGAAGGCTGCTTGACCGCTAACGAGGGAGATAGATACTCTGATAAGatggtccgtgaccagtgaaaactgctcgaccctgaacgggggagataagatatccgataagctggtccgtgaccagtgaagactgtttgaccccgaacgggggagataggcgatctgatatgctggtccgcgaccagtgaacgttgctcgaccccgaacgggggagataggaaatctgatatgctggtccgagaccagtgacgattgctcgaccccgaacgggggagataaaatatttgataagctggtccgtgaccagtgaaggttgctcgaccccgaacgggggagataggcgATCTGATATGttggtccgtgaccagtgaaggcTGCTCGACCCCGAGCGGGGGAGATAGGAGATTTGATATGCTGGTTTGAGACCAGtgacgaccgctcgacccc contains:
- the LOC121998651 gene encoding probable carboxylesterase Os04g0669500 isoform X2 produces the protein MSPSGPSSPLPSSSSPSDSGVMPSWFDIYEILVTSNVHAMIDKEVDNGVNSENIFVFGFTQGGALRLASVLLYQRIMGGGAVYSGLLSSYKKDEDVEVQEEEPIVKDEDVEVQQEEELTEEDEVKFIKIEESEEEDAICLLQKTPILWSHGMADRTVLFEAGQAGPPFLVQAGMSCEFKSHDMADRTVLFEAGQAGPPFLEQASMSCEFKAYPNVGHSITTEELLHLQSWIKALV
- the LOC121998651 gene encoding probable carboxylesterase Os04g0669500 isoform X4, translated to MIDKEVDNGVNSENIFVFGFTQGGALRLASVLLYQRIMGGGAVYSGLLSSYKKDEDVEVQEEEPIVKDEDVEVQQEEELTEEDEVKFIKIEESEEEDAICLLQKTPILWSHGMADRTVLFEAGQAGPPFLVQAGMSCEFKSHDMADRTVLFEAGQAGPPFLEQASMSCEFKAYPNVGHSITTEELLHLQSWIKALV
- the LOC121998651 gene encoding probable carboxylesterase Os04g0669500 isoform X1 — encoded protein: MSPSGPSSPLPSSSSPSGPSHSGVMPSWFDIYEILVTSNVHAMIDKEVDNGVNSENIFVFGFTQGGALRLASVLLYQRIMGGGAVYSGLLSSYKKDEDVEVQEEEPIVKDEDVEVQQEEELTEEDEVKFIKIEESEEEDAICLLQKTPILWSHGMADRTVLFEAGQAGPPFLVQAGMSCEFKSHDMADRTVLFEAGQAGPPFLEQASMSCEFKAYPNVGHSITTEELLHLQSWIKALV
- the LOC121998651 gene encoding probable carboxylesterase Os04g0669500 isoform X3 → MSPSGPSSPLPSSSSPSGPSHSGVMPSWFDIYEILVTSNVHAMIDKEVDNGVNSENIFVFGFTQGGALRLASVLLYQRIMGGGAVYSGLLSSYKKDEDVEVQEEEPIVKDEDVEVQQEEELTEEDEVKFIKIEESEEEDAICLLQKTPILWSHGMADRTVLFEAGQAGPPFLVQAGMSCEFKAYPNVGHSITTEELLHLQSWIKALV